One Robbsia sp. KACC 23696 DNA segment encodes these proteins:
- a CDS encoding aspartate carbamoyltransferase, with translation MSVPQQTFLRDAMRRLNMTREAFASRIGVSRRALDTWLLPAESAESRGMPEIVERFVNEILTRPADGQAAQSAYPGSGCPIQFEGRPQLLSVDQFSRESAEDLFRLADIMQPIARRQKISRVLEGAVLGNLFFEASTRTRVSFGAAFSRLGGSVCDTTGFTFSSMAKGESIYDTSRVMAGYVDAMVVRHPERGSVEEFARATNIPVINAGDGPGEHPSQALLDLYTIQREFSRIGKIVDGAHIAMVGDLKYGRTVHSLSKLLALYKNLRFTLISPPTLEMPAYIVEKLGERNHTVVQTTDLREGLRGADVVYATRIQKERFTDESFEGYTPDFQINQALVESVCGPDTMIMHPLPRDGRPGANDLSTDLNHDPRLAIFRQTDNGIPVRMAIFATLMGVENLVGRSMRDANWKSPAYIGVDDAVFHGID, from the coding sequence CGTCGCGCGTTGGATACGTGGTTGCTGCCGGCGGAATCGGCGGAGTCGCGCGGGATGCCGGAAATCGTCGAGCGTTTCGTCAACGAGATCCTGACGCGACCGGCCGACGGCCAGGCTGCGCAAAGCGCATACCCGGGCAGCGGTTGCCCGATCCAATTCGAAGGCCGTCCGCAATTGCTGTCGGTCGACCAGTTCTCGCGCGAAAGCGCCGAAGACCTGTTCCGCCTGGCCGACATCATGCAGCCGATCGCCCGCCGCCAGAAGATCAGCCGCGTGCTCGAAGGCGCCGTATTGGGCAATCTGTTCTTCGAGGCCAGCACCCGGACGCGCGTCAGCTTCGGCGCGGCCTTCTCCCGTCTGGGCGGCTCGGTCTGCGACACCACCGGTTTCACGTTCTCGTCGATGGCCAAGGGCGAGTCTATCTACGACACCAGCCGTGTGATGGCCGGCTATGTCGATGCGATGGTCGTGCGTCACCCGGAACGCGGCTCGGTCGAGGAATTCGCGCGCGCCACCAATATCCCGGTGATCAATGCCGGCGACGGTCCGGGCGAACACCCGAGCCAGGCGCTGCTGGACCTGTACACGATCCAACGCGAATTCTCGCGAATCGGCAAGATCGTCGACGGCGCCCATATCGCCATGGTCGGCGACTTGAAGTACGGTCGGACCGTGCACTCGTTGAGCAAGCTGCTGGCGCTGTACAAGAATCTGCGCTTCACGTTGATCTCGCCACCGACGCTGGAAATGCCGGCCTATATCGTCGAGAAGCTGGGCGAGCGCAATCACACGGTCGTGCAAACGACGGATCTGCGCGAAGGTCTGCGCGGCGCCGATGTCGTCTACGCCACCCGCATTCAAAAAGAGCGTTTCACCGACGAATCGTTCGAAGGCTATACGCCCGATTTCCAGATCAACCAGGCATTGGTGGAATCGGTCTGCGGCCCGGACACGATGATCATGCACCCGCTGCCGCGCGATGGCCGGCCCGGCGCCAACGACCTCAGCACGGACTTGAACCACGATCCGCGCCTCGCCATCTTCCGTCAGACCGATAACGGTATTCCGGTGCGCATGGCGATCTTCGCTACGCTGATGGGCGTCGAGAATCTGGTGGGCCGCTCGATGCGCGATGCCAACTGGAAATCGCCGGCCTATATCGGCGTCGATGACGCCGTCTTCCACGGCATCGACTGA